From Streptomyces fungicidicus, one genomic window encodes:
- a CDS encoding serine/threonine-protein kinase, giving the protein MQAFTPLEAGDPERVGPYRIVGRLGAGGMGRVYLARSPGGRATAVKVVHEELAEDPAFRARFGREVAAARRVTGPFTAPVVDADPDADLPWLATAHVPGVPLGTAVATHGVWPERSLRALGSGLAEALEAIHRVDVVHRDLKPSNVLLAPDGPRVIDFGISVAADDTKLTTTGAVVGSPGYLPPEQLVGRSVGPAGDVFALGALLAYAATGTGAFGGGPAHGVNYRVVHEDPDLTGLHGELAEVVARCLAKDPLRRPGTLELVEELGRWEEADGTHGTFTRATWLPAPVAADLTALRAAPLPEEAPAAAPADPDLPTVTVGVAPTAVATARLGAPPQRASLAARLRRPALRRRTAVLAAAGTLVTLAVAAALLLPGAFSGSSGGSGGAGGTGSPTATAKQLAVQELWSREQGFNGRPVVAGGKVVVEGGDGALHALDADSGDTEWTYDELGGGADLVGVSDGLVVAYDSSGTVHAVDLDSGKRAWSVGAGPHTAPGTEFNLYLRVVVAGGTVYVNAMYDLPEDDERYGTYAVSALDAATGRLNWTRPVEYGLSHALAVEDGVLYGGMWEKGGTYFYALDADSGDQLWRYRTGEEIGGEVTAIEVSGDTVYAGDSRGVLHAVDAREGTRRWSHQPDVPSVEWFPSLVVTDGVVLGSTGFNDTGYVHAVAADSGKPLWTEQLLGEPVPHATGDGSVLYSSDTGTLYARDLRTGRPPAQTRLSTGDPAAAVDGDRVYFDGGDGRLHAGRISLTST; this is encoded by the coding sequence GTGCAGGCGTTCACGCCGCTGGAGGCGGGGGACCCCGAGCGGGTCGGCCCGTACCGGATCGTCGGGAGGCTCGGCGCGGGCGGGATGGGCCGGGTGTACCTGGCCAGGTCGCCGGGCGGACGGGCGACCGCGGTGAAGGTGGTCCACGAGGAACTGGCCGAGGACCCGGCCTTCCGCGCCCGGTTCGGGCGGGAGGTGGCTGCGGCACGGCGGGTGACGGGCCCGTTCACCGCTCCCGTGGTCGACGCCGATCCGGACGCGGACCTGCCGTGGCTGGCCACCGCCCATGTGCCGGGCGTCCCGCTGGGCACGGCGGTCGCCACGCACGGCGTCTGGCCCGAGCGGTCGCTGCGCGCCCTGGGGTCCGGGCTGGCGGAGGCGCTGGAGGCGATCCACCGGGTCGATGTGGTGCACCGCGACCTGAAGCCGTCGAACGTGCTGCTGGCGCCCGACGGCCCCCGGGTGATCGACTTCGGGATCTCGGTGGCCGCCGACGACACCAAGCTGACCACCACGGGCGCGGTGGTCGGCAGCCCCGGCTACCTCCCGCCCGAGCAGCTGGTCGGCCGGTCGGTGGGGCCCGCCGGCGACGTGTTCGCGCTGGGCGCGCTGCTGGCGTACGCGGCCACCGGGACCGGCGCGTTCGGGGGCGGGCCCGCGCACGGCGTCAACTACCGCGTGGTGCACGAGGATCCCGATCTGACGGGCCTTCACGGCGAGCTCGCAGAGGTGGTCGCCCGGTGCCTGGCCAAGGACCCGCTGCGGCGGCCCGGGACCCTGGAACTCGTCGAGGAACTGGGCCGGTGGGAGGAGGCCGACGGCACCCACGGCACGTTCACCCGCGCCACCTGGCTGCCCGCGCCGGTCGCCGCCGACCTCACCGCGCTGCGCGCGGCCCCGCTGCCGGAGGAGGCCCCCGCCGCGGCGCCCGCGGACCCGGACCTGCCCACCGTCACGGTGGGCGTGGCGCCGACCGCCGTGGCCACCGCGCGGCTCGGCGCGCCGCCGCAGCGGGCCTCACTCGCCGCCCGGCTGCGCCGGCCGGCGCTACGGCGGCGCACGGCGGTCCTCGCCGCGGCGGGCACCCTCGTGACCCTGGCCGTGGCGGCCGCACTGCTCCTGCCCGGCGCCTTCTCCGGCTCCTCGGGCGGCAGCGGCGGCGCCGGGGGCACCGGCAGTCCCACGGCCACCGCGAAACAGCTGGCGGTACAGGAACTGTGGTCCCGCGAACAGGGGTTCAACGGCAGGCCGGTGGTCGCTGGCGGCAAGGTGGTCGTCGAGGGCGGGGACGGCGCCCTGCACGCGCTGGACGCCGACAGCGGCGATACCGAGTGGACGTACGACGAACTGGGCGGCGGGGCGGACCTCGTCGGCGTGAGCGACGGGCTGGTGGTGGCCTACGACAGCAGCGGCACGGTGCACGCCGTCGACCTGGACAGCGGCAAGCGGGCGTGGAGCGTGGGCGCCGGGCCGCACACGGCGCCCGGAACGGAGTTCAACCTCTACCTGCGGGTCGTCGTGGCCGGGGGAACCGTCTACGTGAACGCCATGTACGACCTGCCCGAGGACGACGAACGCTACGGCACCTACGCCGTGTCGGCGCTGGACGCCGCCACCGGACGGCTGAACTGGACCCGGCCGGTCGAGTACGGCCTGTCCCACGCGCTCGCGGTGGAGGACGGGGTGCTCTACGGCGGGATGTGGGAGAAGGGCGGCACCTACTTCTACGCCCTGGACGCCGACAGCGGGGACCAGTTGTGGCGGTACCGCACGGGTGAGGAGATCGGGGGCGAAGTGACGGCGATCGAGGTGTCGGGAGACACGGTCTACGCCGGTGACAGCCGCGGTGTCCTCCACGCCGTCGACGCCCGGGAAGGCACCCGGCGCTGGAGCCACCAGCCGGACGTGCCCAGCGTGGAGTGGTTCCCCTCGCTCGTGGTCACCGACGGTGTGGTCCTCGGCAGTACCGGATTCAACGACACCGGGTATGTGCACGCGGTCGCCGCCGACTCCGGCAAACCCCTCTGGACGGAACAACTCCTGGGCGAACCCGTGCCGCATGCGACGGGGGACGGCTCGGTGCTCTACAGCTCCGACACCGGCACGCTGTACGCCCGTGACCTGCGCACCGGGCGGCCCCCGGCACAGACCCGGCTCTCCACCGGCGACCCCGCCGCCGCCGTCGACGGCGACCGGGTGTACTTCGACGGCGGCGACGGACGCCTGCACGCGGGAAGGATCTCCCTCACCAGCACCTGA
- a CDS encoding nucleoside deaminase — protein sequence MEPIDPATARAWLATALAEARAGRDEGGIPIGAALYGADGTLLGRGHNRRVQDGDPSAHAETAAFRAAGRQRSYGGTTMVTTLSPCWYCSGLVRQFGISRVVIGEAATFHGGHDWLAAHGVEIVLLDDPECGAMMRDFVARRPELWNEDIGR from the coding sequence ATGGAACCGATCGACCCGGCCACCGCCCGCGCCTGGCTCGCCACCGCCCTCGCGGAGGCCCGCGCCGGACGGGACGAGGGCGGCATCCCCATCGGCGCCGCGCTGTACGGCGCCGACGGCACCCTGCTCGGCCGCGGCCACAACCGCCGTGTCCAGGACGGCGATCCGTCGGCGCACGCGGAGACCGCGGCGTTCCGCGCGGCGGGCCGGCAGCGGTCGTACGGCGGCACGACGATGGTGACGACGCTCTCCCCGTGCTGGTACTGCTCGGGCCTCGTCCGGCAGTTCGGCATCTCCCGGGTGGTGATCGGCGAGGCGGCCACCTTCCACGGCGGGCACGACTGGCTGGCCGCACACGGCGTGGAGATCGTGCTGCTGGACGACCCCGAGTGTGGCGCCATGATGAGGGACTTCGTCGCGCGTCGTCCCGAGCTGTGGAACGAGGACATCGGGCGGTAG
- a CDS encoding CDP-alcohol phosphatidyltransferase family protein: MGAPVLEELREVCQPQAKMASRNGEHWAGRLYMRRISLRTTRHLVRTPVTPDQLTWTMVVCGVASGAALMIPGLTGAVLAVILMQLFLLFDCVDGEVARWKGQNSAAGIYVDRLGAYLADAALMAGAGYRAAESGVGGWLSAGVATALGVVLLKASTDLVDVARARRGLAVADDESTRPRSQGVAAVRRLAAAFKIHRVTNGIEASLVLLAAAIADTVTGGIEPTRWALGALAVITWVMVPAHLLSILSSSRLR, from the coding sequence ATGGGTGCTCCGGTACTGGAGGAGCTGCGCGAGGTCTGCCAGCCGCAGGCCAAGATGGCAAGCCGCAACGGCGAACACTGGGCCGGCCGGCTCTACATGCGGAGGATCTCCCTGCGCACCACCCGCCACCTGGTGCGCACCCCCGTCACCCCCGACCAGCTCACCTGGACCATGGTGGTGTGCGGGGTGGCGTCCGGCGCCGCGCTGATGATCCCCGGACTGACCGGCGCGGTACTCGCCGTGATCCTCATGCAGCTGTTCCTGCTCTTCGACTGCGTGGACGGCGAAGTCGCCCGCTGGAAGGGCCAGAACAGCGCCGCCGGCATCTACGTCGACCGCCTCGGCGCGTATCTCGCCGACGCGGCGCTGATGGCGGGCGCCGGCTACCGCGCCGCCGAGTCGGGCGTCGGCGGCTGGCTCTCGGCCGGCGTCGCCACCGCCCTCGGTGTCGTCCTGCTCAAGGCCTCCACCGACCTGGTGGACGTCGCCCGCGCCCGTCGCGGCCTGGCCGTCGCCGACGACGAGTCGACCCGCCCCCGCTCCCAGGGCGTGGCCGCGGTCCGCCGCCTCGCCGCCGCGTTCAAGATCCACCGGGTCACCAACGGCATCGAGGCCTCCCTGGTCCTCCTCGCCGCCGCGATCGCCGACACGGTCACCGGGGGCATCGAACCGACCCGCTGGGCGCTGGGCGCACTCGCCGTCATCACCTGGGTGATGGTCCCGGCCCACCTGCTGTCCATCCTCTCGTCCTCCCGCCTGCGCTGA